Proteins from one Catenuloplanes atrovinosus genomic window:
- a CDS encoding DUF485 domain-containing protein — protein sequence MPDRPARVRVVLAEVGRPRTADRARTDLAEQNQVGEALLRGLIRAQFALAVRLAVVVVVGLGGLPLLFAIAPSVTTVKVLGVNLPWLLLGVGSFPFLVAVGWAYVHLAERNDQDFTALVRRPER from the coding sequence GTGCCCGACCGGCCGGCCCGTGTCCGGGTGGTGCTCGCCGAGGTCGGCCGGCCACGCACCGCCGACCGCGCCCGCACCGACCTGGCCGAGCAGAACCAGGTCGGCGAGGCGCTGCTGCGCGGGCTGATCCGGGCCCAGTTCGCGCTGGCCGTACGCCTGGCCGTGGTGGTCGTGGTCGGGCTCGGCGGGCTGCCGCTGCTGTTCGCGATCGCGCCGTCCGTGACCACCGTCAAGGTCCTCGGCGTGAACCTGCCCTGGCTGCTGCTCGGCGTCGGCTCGTTCCCGTTCCTGGTCGCGGTCGGATGGGCGTACGTGCACCTGGCCGAACGCAACGACCAGGACTTCACCGCGCTGGTCCGGCGGCCGGAGCGATGA
- a CDS encoding LytR/AlgR family response regulator transcription factor has translation MTAFLRVLAVDDEPPALDELAYLLRTDPRVARVHTAGDATEALRLLRDTDVDAVFLDIRMPGLDGMELARVLRRFARPPAIVFVTAYDDGAVDAFDLGVTDYVRKPVRTERLAESLRRVAEARVIPAQRAAMARGEDDPTIPVELAGTTRMLPRSAVRWVEAQGDYARLHTADGSHLVRVPLATLAERWADAGFVRIHRSYLVQLRLIAELRLANSGYVVVVDGSELPVSRRHTRELKDRLVRAAKQDWNR, from the coding sequence GTGACCGCGTTCCTGCGGGTGCTCGCGGTCGACGACGAGCCGCCCGCGCTCGACGAACTCGCCTACCTGCTGCGCACCGACCCGCGGGTGGCCCGCGTGCACACCGCGGGCGACGCCACCGAGGCGCTGCGCCTGCTCCGGGACACCGATGTGGACGCGGTCTTCCTGGACATCCGCATGCCCGGGCTGGACGGCATGGAGCTGGCCCGGGTGCTGCGCCGGTTCGCCCGCCCGCCCGCGATCGTGTTCGTGACCGCGTACGACGACGGCGCGGTCGACGCGTTCGACCTCGGCGTGACCGACTACGTGCGCAAGCCGGTCCGCACCGAGCGGCTGGCCGAGTCGCTGCGCCGGGTCGCCGAGGCCCGGGTGATCCCGGCCCAGCGTGCCGCGATGGCGCGCGGCGAGGACGACCCGACCATCCCGGTCGAGCTGGCCGGCACCACGCGCATGCTGCCCCGGTCCGCGGTTCGCTGGGTGGAGGCGCAGGGCGACTACGCGCGGCTGCACACCGCGGACGGCTCGCACCTGGTCCGGGTGCCGCTGGCCACGCTCGCCGAACGCTGGGCCGACGCTGGTTTCGTCCGGATTCACCGGTCGTACCTGGTGCAGCTGCGCCTGATCGCGGAGCTGCGGCTGGCCAACTCCGGTTACGTCGTGGTGGTGGACGGCAGCGAGCTGCCGGTCTCCCGCCGGCACACGCGCGAGCTGAAGGACCGGCTGGTCCGCGCCGCCAAGCAGGACTGGAACCGCTGA
- a CDS encoding sensor histidine kinase — MGANLSTAASVLVLISALAAAVAAVIRLRQRRAIATEAQRATYQVLHTAGMAAEPLRAGLDRINAAKAVRHLRALVGAPGLALTGVDGMLALDGRGAHHTAQLAAAGIRAIAQNRSTVLSESDLPCDRMDCVVRGAVVAPLTGADGGAEAALVAVADGQPAPGLVQATLETARWAAAQLALAELDSSRERLARAEVRALRAQISPHFIYNALTAIASFVRTDPERARELILEFAEFTRYSFRAHGEFTTLAEELRSIDRYLTIERARFGDRLQVRLQIAPEVLPVSLPFLCLQPLVENAIRHGLSRKPGVGMVSIEAIDAGAECHITVEDDGVGMDPAVLIAGMAEAAGESDDSGQHVGLSNVDERMRSAFGDQFGLVVETALGAGMKVSMRVPKFHPGVRA; from the coding sequence GTGGGGGCAAACTTGTCTACGGCCGCGTCCGTGCTCGTGCTGATCAGCGCGCTGGCCGCCGCGGTCGCCGCCGTCATCCGGCTGCGGCAGCGGCGCGCCATCGCGACCGAGGCGCAGCGGGCGACGTACCAGGTGTTGCACACGGCCGGCATGGCCGCGGAGCCGCTGCGCGCCGGGCTCGACCGCATCAACGCGGCCAAGGCGGTCCGGCACCTGCGCGCGCTGGTCGGCGCGCCCGGCCTCGCGCTGACCGGCGTTGACGGCATGCTCGCGCTGGACGGCCGCGGCGCGCACCACACCGCCCAACTGGCCGCGGCCGGCATCCGCGCCATCGCGCAGAACCGCTCCACCGTGCTCAGCGAGTCCGACCTGCCCTGCGACCGGATGGACTGCGTGGTGCGCGGCGCCGTGGTCGCGCCGCTGACCGGCGCGGACGGCGGCGCGGAGGCCGCGCTGGTCGCGGTCGCGGACGGGCAGCCCGCGCCCGGCCTGGTGCAGGCCACGCTGGAGACCGCGCGCTGGGCCGCCGCACAGCTGGCGCTGGCCGAGCTGGACTCGTCCCGGGAGCGGCTGGCCCGCGCCGAGGTACGGGCGCTGCGCGCGCAGATCAGCCCGCACTTCATCTACAACGCGCTGACCGCGATCGCCTCGTTCGTGCGGACCGACCCGGAACGGGCCCGCGAACTGATCCTCGAGTTCGCGGAATTCACGAGGTACTCCTTCCGGGCACACGGCGAGTTCACTACGCTCGCCGAGGAGTTGCGCTCGATCGATCGTTACCTGACCATCGAGCGTGCGCGCTTCGGGGATCGTCTGCAGGTCCGCCTGCAGATCGCCCCGGAGGTCCTGCCGGTCAGCCTCCCGTTCCTCTGCCTGCAACCGCTGGTGGAGAACGCGATCCGGCACGGCCTTTCGCGCAAGCCCGGCGTCGGCATGGTCAGCATCGAGGCCATCGACGCCGGGGCGGAGTGCCACATCACGGTGGAGGACGACGGGGTCGGCATGGACCCCGCGGTGCTGATAGCCGGGATGGCGGAGGCGGCCGGAGAGTCCGACGACTCCGGCCAGCACGTCGGCCTGTCGAACGTGGATGAGCGGATGCGGTCGGCCTTCGGCGATCAGTTCGGACTGGTCGTCGAGACCGCCCTCGGCGCCGGGATGAAGGTGAGCATGCGAGTGCCGAAGTTCCACCCGGGGGTGCGCGCGTGA
- a CDS encoding CynX/NimT family MFS transporter: MSRGARTGMVIAVVLLAANLRPAVVAVSPLLSDIRAETGLSSAGAALLTTVPVLCFGLLAPFAPVLARRVGLVPVLVGVLGAMTVGGLLRLPESVVLLFAGTVVFGAAIAVGNVLLPVLVKREFPDRAGTMMGVYSVSLSAGAALAAGTAVPLLALLRDDWRTALAVWAVPPAIALLVWLPLLSRGSRGPRPGTAAPGTPLWRAPLAWAVTGFMGLQSLVYYATVAWLPEILIASGSDQARAGYALSVFNLVGIVASLAFTVTVGRTRRQGGYAVGSAVLYAAGFGGLLIAPGPLDFLWATLLGLAQGTTISLALALILLRMPSAGHAARMSGMAQGIGYLLAAAGPVLAGAVHDATGGWSWPLLLLGALLVPMAAAGAVAGRDVVLKVPSEIGVRS; this comes from the coding sequence GTGAGCAGAGGCGCCCGCACCGGCATGGTGATCGCCGTGGTGCTGCTCGCCGCCAACCTGCGGCCGGCCGTGGTGGCGGTCTCGCCGCTGCTGTCGGACATTCGCGCGGAGACCGGCCTGTCCAGTGCGGGGGCCGCGCTGCTCACCACGGTGCCGGTGCTGTGCTTCGGGCTGCTGGCGCCGTTCGCGCCGGTGTTGGCCCGCCGGGTCGGGCTGGTTCCGGTGTTGGTGGGGGTGCTGGGCGCGATGACCGTCGGCGGGCTGCTGCGGCTGCCGGAGTCGGTCGTGCTGCTGTTCGCCGGGACCGTGGTGTTCGGCGCGGCCATCGCGGTCGGGAACGTGCTGCTTCCGGTGCTGGTCAAGCGCGAGTTCCCGGACCGGGCCGGCACGATGATGGGGGTCTACTCGGTGTCGCTGTCGGCGGGTGCGGCGCTCGCGGCCGGTACCGCGGTGCCGCTGCTCGCGCTGCTGCGCGACGACTGGCGGACGGCGCTCGCGGTGTGGGCGGTGCCGCCCGCGATCGCGCTGCTGGTCTGGCTGCCGCTGCTGAGCCGGGGCTCGCGGGGGCCGCGACCGGGGACGGCGGCGCCGGGCACGCCGCTGTGGCGCGCGCCGCTGGCCTGGGCGGTGACCGGTTTCATGGGGTTGCAGTCGCTGGTCTACTACGCCACCGTCGCCTGGCTGCCGGAGATCCTGATCGCGTCCGGCAGTGATCAGGCGCGGGCGGGATATGCGCTGTCCGTCTTCAACCTGGTCGGGATCGTGGCGTCGCTGGCCTTCACGGTCACGGTCGGGCGTACCCGGCGGCAGGGCGGATACGCGGTGGGCAGCGCCGTGCTCTACGCGGCCGGGTTCGGTGGCCTGCTGATCGCGCCCGGCCCGCTCGACTTCCTCTGGGCGACGCTGCTCGGCCTGGCCCAGGGCACCACGATCAGCCTCGCGCTGGCCCTCATCCTGCTGCGCATGCCGTCCGCCGGGCACGCCGCGCGGATGTCCGGGATGGCGCAGGGAATCGGTTATCTGCTCGCCGCGGCCGGCCCGGTGCTGGCCGGCGCGGTGCACGACGCGACCGGTGGATGGTCCTGGCCGCTGCTGTTGCTCGGCGCCCTGCTGGTGCCGATGGCGGCCGCCGGTGCCGTGGCCGGCCGCGACGTGGTCCTGAAGGTCCCATCAGAGATTGGAGTCAGATCATGA
- a CDS encoding YbhB/YbcL family Raf kinase inhibitor-like protein, translating to MSLERPVAPDPYDLLPAVPVFTLTSTDIQDGKALDDTFAHDSVGGGNLSPQLSWSGFPAETKSFVVTCFDPDAPTGSGFWHWVAVNLPASVTELARGAGSAEGGLPDGAFHVRNDYGTLSYGGSAPPAGDREHRYVFAVHAVDVDALDVTWDVSPAVVGFNLAFHTLARATLRSTYRVS from the coding sequence ATGAGCCTGGAGCGCCCGGTCGCCCCGGATCCGTACGACCTTCTCCCGGCCGTCCCCGTCTTCACGCTGACCAGCACGGACATCCAGGACGGCAAGGCACTGGACGACACGTTCGCGCACGACAGCGTGGGCGGCGGGAACCTCTCTCCGCAGTTGAGCTGGTCCGGCTTCCCGGCGGAGACCAAGAGCTTCGTGGTCACCTGCTTCGACCCGGACGCGCCGACCGGCTCCGGCTTCTGGCACTGGGTGGCGGTGAACCTGCCAGCCTCGGTGACCGAGCTGGCGCGTGGTGCGGGGTCGGCCGAGGGCGGTCTGCCGGACGGCGCATTTCACGTCCGTAACGATTACGGCACGCTCTCATATGGTGGTTCGGCACCGCCCGCCGGAGACCGCGAACACCGTTACGTCTTTGCCGTACACGCTGTAGACGTTGATGCACTCGACGTCACTTGGGACGTTTCTCCGGCAGTGGTTGGCTTCAATCTTGCGTTCCATACATTGGCGCGAGCCACACTGCGTTCCACGTATCGGGTGAGTTGA
- a CDS encoding sodium/solute symporter — MTPNPYLIPTVVLMTVATVAIGFYGLRLARTTSDFLVASRMVSPAWNAAAIGGEYLSAASFLGVAGLILKNGVDVLWYPVGFAAGYLALLLFVAAPLRRSGAFTLPDFCELRLDSRRLRTLATAFVVFIGWLYLVPQLQGAGLTLATVTGAPYALGAVLVSAVVTANVALGGMRAITFVQAFQYWLKLTALAVPVIFLALVWQADGRPEVTPADGLTFRQATVLTVESPATLTFADGGTRTVAPGDELSFPAGAPVPAVEGVATGLDWLLPGRGGSLFGTYSLILATFLGTMGLPHVLVRFYTNRDGAAARRTTLVVLALVGLFYLLPTVYGALGRVYTPQLLLTGDTDAVVLLLPGAALGPGLTGQLLAALVAAGAFAAFLSTSSGLLTSVAGVLATDVIGRGGSVPTFRLASLIGGAVPLLLALNVASLDVSQVVGLAFAVAASSFCPLLVLGIWWRGLTAAGAAAGILTGGGAAVAAVLITVLGPPLSGWPAEAVAQPAAWTVPLAFATMIVVSLATRRYIPPMVGATMLRLHAPESLHL, encoded by the coding sequence ATGACCCCGAACCCGTACCTGATCCCGACCGTGGTCCTGATGACCGTCGCCACCGTGGCGATCGGCTTCTACGGCCTGCGGCTGGCGCGGACCACCTCCGACTTCCTGGTCGCCTCGCGCATGGTCAGCCCGGCCTGGAACGCGGCCGCGATCGGTGGCGAGTACCTGTCCGCCGCGTCGTTCCTCGGCGTGGCCGGGCTGATCCTGAAGAACGGCGTCGACGTGCTCTGGTACCCGGTCGGCTTCGCGGCCGGATACCTGGCGCTGCTGCTGTTCGTGGCCGCGCCGCTGCGCCGCTCCGGCGCGTTCACGCTGCCCGACTTCTGCGAGCTGCGGCTGGACTCCCGCCGGCTGCGCACGCTCGCCACCGCGTTCGTGGTCTTCATCGGCTGGCTCTACCTGGTCCCGCAGCTCCAGGGCGCCGGCCTCACGCTGGCCACCGTGACCGGCGCACCCTACGCGCTCGGCGCCGTGCTGGTCAGCGCCGTCGTCACCGCGAACGTGGCGCTCGGCGGCATGCGGGCGATCACCTTCGTGCAGGCCTTCCAGTACTGGCTGAAACTCACCGCGCTGGCCGTACCCGTGATCTTCCTGGCCCTGGTCTGGCAGGCCGACGGCCGGCCCGAGGTCACGCCCGCGGACGGGCTCACGTTCCGGCAGGCCACGGTGCTGACCGTGGAGTCGCCGGCCACGCTCACGTTCGCGGACGGCGGCACGCGCACCGTCGCGCCCGGCGACGAGCTGTCCTTCCCGGCCGGCGCGCCGGTCCCGGCCGTCGAGGGCGTCGCGACCGGCCTCGACTGGCTGCTGCCCGGCCGCGGCGGCAGCCTGTTCGGCACGTACTCGCTGATCCTCGCCACGTTCCTCGGCACCATGGGCCTGCCGCACGTGCTGGTCCGCTTCTACACCAACCGCGACGGCGCCGCCGCCCGCCGCACCACGCTCGTCGTCCTGGCACTGGTCGGCCTCTTCTACCTGCTGCCCACGGTCTACGGCGCGCTCGGCCGCGTCTACACCCCCCAGCTGCTGCTCACCGGCGACACCGACGCCGTGGTGCTGCTGCTGCCCGGCGCCGCCCTCGGCCCCGGACTGACCGGCCAGCTGCTCGCCGCCCTGGTCGCGGCCGGCGCGTTCGCCGCGTTCCTGTCCACCAGCTCCGGCCTGCTGACCAGCGTCGCCGGCGTCCTCGCCACCGACGTGATCGGCCGCGGCGGCTCCGTCCCCACGTTCCGCCTGGCCTCGCTGATCGGCGGCGCCGTACCGCTGCTGCTCGCGCTCAACGTCGCCTCGCTGGACGTCTCCCAGGTCGTCGGCCTCGCGTTCGCGGTCGCCGCGTCCAGCTTCTGCCCGCTGCTCGTGCTCGGCATCTGGTGGCGCGGCCTCACCGCCGCCGGCGCCGCCGCGGGCATCCTCACCGGCGGCGGCGCCGCGGTCGCCGCCGTCCTGATCACCGTGCTCGGCCCACCACTGTCCGGCTGGCCCGCCGAGGCCGTCGCCCAGCCCGCCGCCTGGACCGTCCCACTCGCCTTCGCCACCATGATCGTGGTCTCCCTGGCCACCCGCCGCTACATCCCACCCATGGTCGGCGCCACGATGCTCCGCCTGCACGCCCCCGAATCACTACATCTCTAG
- a CDS encoding sugar transferase → MGGWEAPVTREDVGEVTTSLQRPVVNTGRSNSVPQYDEFEIQPTPPERPTNGVPRSAWTRAKRTVSRWHRPYTVLLLLLDFGAAAIASLIAVSLFEQAASGFQDPDNGEPWFQAVAYVLLPLGWLVVLWANGAYDRRYLGLGTDEFKRVTRASVTVAASVSFIAFATKTDLSRLSVATALVGATILILFARYVARLVLHVSRRRFGAAAQRMVLLGTLPETLEVYTAVTRSPAAGLVPVAIHLTDGYAAAKGLETPVPVHAGKDVLALVREVGADTIAFCGSASAEPGELRRLAWQLEGTGIDLVVAPQLTDIAGPRVHIRPIEGLPLLHVEEPTISGLGWLAKNLMDRVAAGLGLILLSPLLLAIGIAIKISDPGPAFFRQSRVGHEGKTFKVWKFRTMYVDAEERLASMKDLNETDGLLFKVKNDPRVFPAGRFLRASSLDELPQLINVLFGEMSLVGPRPLPADDGDFLGDVRRRLLVRPGITGLWQVSGRSDLSWDEAVRLDLYYVDNWSLAYDLSILWRTVGVVIARKGAY, encoded by the coding sequence ATGGGCGGGTGGGAAGCACCTGTCACGCGGGAGGACGTAGGTGAGGTGACGACGAGCCTCCAACGCCCGGTCGTCAACACAGGCCGGAGCAACAGCGTGCCCCAGTACGACGAGTTCGAGATTCAACCGACTCCGCCGGAGCGGCCCACGAACGGGGTTCCGCGCTCGGCCTGGACGAGGGCGAAACGCACCGTCTCCCGGTGGCACCGGCCGTACACGGTTCTGCTGCTCCTCCTCGACTTCGGCGCCGCGGCGATAGCCAGCCTGATCGCCGTCTCGCTGTTCGAGCAGGCGGCATCGGGCTTCCAGGACCCGGACAACGGCGAGCCGTGGTTCCAGGCCGTGGCGTACGTGCTGCTGCCGCTCGGATGGCTGGTCGTGCTGTGGGCCAACGGTGCCTACGACCGCCGCTACCTCGGCCTCGGCACCGATGAGTTCAAACGGGTGACCCGCGCCTCGGTGACGGTCGCGGCGAGCGTGTCGTTCATCGCGTTCGCCACCAAGACCGACCTGTCCCGGCTCTCGGTCGCCACCGCGCTGGTCGGCGCCACGATCCTGATCCTGTTCGCCCGGTACGTGGCACGTCTGGTCCTGCACGTCTCCCGCCGCCGGTTCGGCGCCGCCGCCCAGCGGATGGTGCTGCTCGGCACACTGCCGGAGACGCTTGAGGTCTACACCGCGGTCACCCGCAGCCCGGCCGCCGGCCTGGTGCCGGTCGCGATCCACCTGACCGACGGCTACGCCGCCGCGAAGGGCCTGGAGACGCCGGTCCCGGTGCACGCGGGCAAGGACGTGCTGGCGCTGGTCCGCGAGGTGGGTGCGGACACGATCGCGTTCTGCGGCTCGGCCAGCGCGGAGCCGGGCGAGCTGCGCCGCCTGGCCTGGCAGCTCGAGGGCACCGGCATCGACCTGGTGGTGGCGCCGCAGCTGACCGACATCGCCGGTCCGCGCGTGCACATCCGGCCGATCGAGGGTCTGCCGCTGCTGCACGTGGAGGAGCCGACCATCTCCGGCCTCGGGTGGCTGGCGAAGAACCTGATGGACCGGGTCGCGGCCGGCCTGGGCCTGATCCTGCTGTCGCCGCTGCTGCTGGCGATCGGCATCGCGATCAAGATCTCCGATCCGGGCCCGGCGTTCTTCCGGCAGTCGCGGGTGGGTCACGAGGGCAAGACGTTCAAGGTCTGGAAGTTCCGGACCATGTACGTCGACGCCGAGGAGCGGCTCGCCTCGATGAAGGACCTGAACGAGACGGACGGCCTGCTTTTCAAGGTCAAGAACGATCCGCGCGTCTTCCCGGCCGGCCGGTTCCTGCGGGCCAGCTCGCTGGACGAGCTGCCGCAGCTGATCAACGTGCTGTTCGGCGAGATGTCGCTGGTCGGCCCGCGCCCGCTGCCGGCCGACGACGGTGACTTCCTCGGCGACGTGCGGCGGCGGCTGCTGGTCCGCCCCGGCATCACCGGGCTGTGGCAGGTCTCCGGCCGCTCCGACCTCTCCTGGGACGAGGCGGTCCGGCTGGACCTCTACTACGTGGACAACTGGTCGCTCGCCTACGACCTGAGCATCCTGTGGCGCACGGTCGGCGTGGTCATCGCGCGCAAGGGCGCCTACTAG
- a CDS encoding Fpg/Nei family DNA glycosylase yields the protein MPELPEVEALAAYLRERAVGHTADRLEVVAISALKTYDPPPSAVAGLELTDAGRHGKFLDVTFGGELHLVVHLARAGWLHYRDAFPAATPLKPGKGPIAVRVRLDDGSGFDLTEAGTKKSLAAYLVRDPAEVPGVSRLGPDALAVDLETFTARITSRRGQIKGVLTDQEILAGIGNAYSDEILHVARLSPFALTNKLSEEQISRLFEAMRSVETDAVTRSVGQRAAELKGEKRSGFRVHARTGLPCPVCGDTVREVSFADTSLQYCPTCQTGGKPLADRRLSRIVR from the coding sequence GTGCCAGAGTTACCGGAGGTGGAAGCGCTCGCCGCGTACCTTCGCGAGCGCGCGGTCGGTCACACGGCCGACCGCCTGGAGGTCGTCGCCATCAGCGCGCTCAAGACGTACGACCCGCCGCCGTCCGCGGTCGCCGGGCTGGAGCTGACCGACGCGGGCCGGCACGGCAAGTTCCTGGACGTCACGTTCGGCGGCGAGCTGCACCTGGTGGTGCACCTCGCCCGGGCCGGCTGGCTGCACTACCGCGACGCGTTCCCGGCCGCCACGCCGCTGAAGCCGGGCAAGGGCCCGATCGCGGTGCGGGTGCGGCTGGACGACGGCTCCGGCTTCGACCTGACCGAGGCCGGTACGAAGAAGAGCCTCGCGGCGTACCTGGTGCGTGACCCGGCGGAGGTGCCGGGCGTGTCCCGGCTCGGCCCGGACGCGCTCGCGGTCGACCTGGAGACGTTCACCGCGCGGATCACCAGCCGGCGCGGGCAGATCAAGGGCGTGCTCACCGATCAGGAGATCCTGGCCGGCATCGGCAACGCGTACTCCGACGAGATCCTGCACGTGGCGAGGCTGTCGCCGTTCGCGCTGACGAACAAGCTGTCCGAGGAGCAGATATCCCGGCTGTTCGAGGCGATGCGGTCGGTGGAGACGGACGCTGTCACCCGATCGGTGGGGCAGCGGGCCGCGGAGCTGAAGGGTGAGAAGCGCTCGGGCTTCCGCGTGCACGCGCGCACCGGGTTACCGTGCCCGGTCTGCGGCGACACGGTGCGTGAGGTCTCCTTCGCGGACACGAGCCTTCAGTACTGTCCCACGTGTCAGACCGGGGGCAAGCCGCTCGCCGATCGCCGACTTTCTCGAATCGTGCGATAA
- a CDS encoding class I SAM-dependent methyltransferase, whose protein sequence is MAELTGDQRVQSEVLEGLATAVNHRRWFVELAIPHLGDDPIEIGSGIGNYAAEWAPHVSRFTATEAEPDRLVELKERFADTPNVEVREMLLPTSDTGSHSALVSYNVLEHIEDHVGALRCMKGLVRPGGKIVLIVPAFMFAMSPVDIATGHVRRYTKKTMRAAMEEAGLEIEILHYANALGLIGYYGATSIFKLTPKEGPMVKFYDSLVLPVTKAAESLVRPPFGQSVFVVARVPE, encoded by the coding sequence ATGGCAGAGCTCACCGGCGACCAGCGCGTCCAGTCCGAGGTGCTTGAGGGTCTTGCGACGGCGGTCAACCACCGTCGCTGGTTCGTCGAGCTGGCGATCCCGCACCTTGGGGACGACCCGATCGAGATCGGCAGCGGCATCGGTAACTACGCCGCCGAGTGGGCACCGCACGTGTCGAGGTTCACCGCCACCGAGGCGGAGCCGGACCGCCTGGTGGAGCTCAAGGAGCGCTTCGCCGACACGCCGAACGTCGAGGTGCGCGAGATGCTCCTGCCGACGTCCGACACCGGCTCGCACAGCGCCCTGGTCAGCTACAACGTGCTCGAGCACATCGAGGACCACGTCGGCGCGCTGCGCTGCATGAAGGGCCTGGTGCGCCCCGGCGGCAAGATCGTGCTGATCGTCCCGGCGTTCATGTTCGCGATGAGCCCGGTCGACATCGCCACCGGTCACGTGCGCCGCTACACGAAGAAGACCATGCGCGCCGCGATGGAGGAGGCGGGTCTCGAGATCGAGATCCTGCACTACGCGAACGCACTGGGCCTGATCGGCTACTACGGCGCGACCAGCATCTTCAAGCTGACGCCGAAGGAGGGGCCGATGGTGAAGTTCTACGACTCGCTGGTGCTCCCGGTCACCAAGGCGGCCGAGTCGCTGGTGCGCCCGCCGTTCGGCCAGTCCGTCTTCGTGGTCGCGCGCGTGCCCGAGTAA